A DNA window from Helianthus annuus cultivar XRQ/B chromosome 15, HanXRQr2.0-SUNRISE, whole genome shotgun sequence contains the following coding sequences:
- the LOC118487563 gene encoding uncharacterized protein LOC118487563 codes for MNQMLEDGPWLIRNVPIILKEWSASVKMEKEDIRVVPVWVKMHDVPLAAFTEDGLSLVASKIGVPKMLDLYTATMCAESWGRSSYARALLEVQAETDLKRSVTVAIPSLDGGGHSKVEVIDYDWEPLRCSSCCVFGHEDSSCPKNPQVVSSGDSGKKSDDFQVVGAKKKKATNQGIHMKNQKPKLVYRPVVNPKPNSSLRKLTNNQVATSNPFDILKDDDGGQGGSTVGRLEKKAMQNYDKQDSDEEEVVEVYNETNEFMTLGTHPSSSRARASNSSTKGSSG; via the coding sequence ATGAATCAAATGTTAGAGGATGGCCCTTGGTTGATAAGAAATGTTCCGATAATTTTGAAGGAGTGGTCAGCTTCTGTCAAGATGGAAAAAGAGGATATTAGGGTTGTCccagtttgggtcaagatgcatgatgtTCCGTTAGCGGCATTTACTGAGGATGGTCTTAGTTTGGTTGCATCTAAGATAGGGGTTCCAAAGATGTTGGATTTGTATACTGCCACGATGTGTGCTGAGTCTTGGGGTAGAAGCAGCTATGCTAGAGCTCTCCTTGAAGTGCAGGCGGAGACTGATTTGAAGAGGAGTGTAACTGTTGCAATCCCATCTTTAGATGGTGGTGGTCATTCTAAGGTAGAGGTAATCGAttatgattgggagcctttaaggTGCTCCTCTTGCTGCGTGTTTGGTCATGAAGATAGCTCTTGCCCAAAGAACCCTCAGGTTGTTTCGAGTGGGGATTCTGGGAAGAAAAgtgatgattttcaggttgtgggtGCCAAGAAGAAGAAAGCTACTAACCAAGGTATTcatatgaaaaatcagaagcctaagTTAGTGTATAGACCAGTTGTAAACCCTAAACCAAACTCGTCCTTGAGGAAGCTGACGAATAATCAGGTAGCAACGTCAAACCCCTTTGATATCCTTAAGGACGATGATGGTGGTCAGGGAGGTAGTACTGTGGGTCGTCTGGAGAAGAAGGCCATGCAGAATTATGACAAGCAGGATTCAgatgaggaggaggtcgttgaagtctacaatgaaactaaTGAATTTATGACTTTGGGAACACATCCTTCATCTTCTAGAGCAAGGGCAAGCAACTCCTCCACAAAGGGTTCCAGTGGCTAG
- the LOC110914536 gene encoding uncharacterized protein LOC110914536 yields the protein MGDNKSDGVFSPVDRGKPSVSFDNFANRVIDVEGNTWKPRRGTVQMPQTEPRKPNILEELFSSSVQAPVEIVRPETTVSENLEDSANIQGNRSDGGNNSKPMSYVDSVLAAKPVKVNFRSLASPVTYEGCDVVLPRDSVRAVQEKLANTLYGYFLGDRVAYPVVDYFVKNQWKRFGLQKSMMNANGFFFFKFADEAGMLNFLKEGPWIIRSQPMFLHIWSPTYKLEKKEVKKLQVWVKIHDVPIAAYTEDGLSMIATAIGEPKMLDTYTSSMCTDNWGRSSYVRALVEISAENGFKEEIVIAVPELEGEGFSKVILSVEYEWSPLRCAHCKVFGHSDDSCPRQPRRAPKV from the coding sequence ATGGGTGACAATAAATCAGATGGGGTGTTTTCCCCGGTTGATCGCGGAAAACCTTCAGTATCTTTTGATAATTTTGCCAACCGAGTGATTGATGTTGAGGGTAATACTTGGAAGCCTCGCAGGGGTACAGTTCAGATGCCTCAAACTGAACCAAGGAAACCGAACATTCTTGAAGAACTGTTCAGTTCGTCTGTCCAAGCCCCTGTGGAGATTGTGAGGCCAGAGACTACAGTTTCGGAAAATCTGGAAGATAGTGCAAACATCCAGGGGAATCGTAGTGATGGTGGTAACAACTCAAAACCGATGTCATATGTAGATTCGGTTTTAGCAGCCAAACCTGTTAAGGTAAATTTCAGATCTCTTGCTAGCCCTGTTACGTATGAGGGGTGTGATGTGGTACTTCCTCGTGATTCGGTTAGAGCAGTTCAAGAAAAATTAGCGAACACTCTGTATGGTTACTTCCTAGGGGACAGAGTTGCATATCCGGTTGTGGACTATTTTGTGAAGAACCAGTGGAAGAGGTTTGGATTACAGAAATCAATGATGAATGCTaatgggttctttttctttaagtttgctgatgaagcTGGTATGTTGAATTTTCTTAAAGAAGGTCCTTGGATTATCCGATCTCAGCCTATGTTTTTGCATATTTGGTCTCCTACTTATAAGTTAGAAAAGAAGGAAGTAAAGAAGTTGCAAGTGTGGGTTAAAATCCATGATGTTCCGATTGCTGCGTATACGGAGGATGGATTGAGTATGATTGCTACGGCTATTGGTGAGCCTAAGATGTTGGACACGTACACTTCATCTATGTGCACAGATAATTGGGGAAGGAGTAGCTACGTGAGAGCGTTAGTAGAAATTTCAGCTGAAAATGGGTTTAAGGAGGAGATAGTTATTGCAGTTCCAGAGTTGGAGGGGGAAGGCTTTAGTAAAGTGATTTTGTCGGTAGAATATGAATGGAGTCCTCTTAGGTGTGCTCATTGTAAGGTGTTTGGTCATTCAGATGATTCTTGCCCGAGACAGCCTAGGAGGGCTCCTaaggtgtga